CATCGGCAACCCGTTCGGCCTGGACCACTCGGTGGCGCACGGCATGATTTCGGCGAAGGAGCGCGTGCTGGGCGTGGGCCAGTTCGACGACTTCATCCAGACGGACGCGCTCATCAACCCCGGCAACTCCGGTGGGCCCCTCTTCAACATGAAGGGCGAGGTGATTGGCGTGAACACCGCCATCATCAGCGAGGGGCAGGGCATCGGCTTCGCGGTGCCCATCAACCTGGTGAAGGACCTGCTGCCCAACCTGCGGGAGAACGGGAAGCTGGAGCGCGGCTGGCTGGGCGTCGTCATCAACGAGGACGGCGCGGACGCCACCGCCACGGCGCCCGTGGTGAAGGACGTCTACCGCGGCAGCCCCGCCGCCCAGGCGCGCATCCGCCCCGGGGACCGGCTGGTGGCGGTGAACGGCCGGCCCATCGGCAGCTACCTCCAGCTCTTGCGCAAGGTGGCGCTCCTGGCGCCGGGCACGGAGGCGAAGCTGACGCTCTTGCGCGACGGCGGCACCCAGGAGGTGGCGGTGCGGCTCGTCGCCCGGCCCGCGCAGGAGGCCACCGAAGGGCTCTCCAACCGGGGCGGCAGCTCCGCGAACGACCTGGGGCTGGTGCTGCGGGATTTGACGCCGGAGGTGGCGGCGCCCCTGGGCTACGAGGCCTTCCTGGGCGCGCTCGTGTCCGGCGTGGTGCCGCGCAGCCCGGCGGAGCAGGCCGGCCTGCTCGCGGGCGACGTCGTCATGGAGGTGAACCGCCGCCGGGTGAAGGACGCCGCCGGGGTGAGGGCCGCCCTGGAGCGGGGGAGCGCCGGGGCCAGCATCCTCCTGCGCGTGCAGCGGGGCGACGCGCTCCAGTACATCGCCATCGCCCGCTGAACGGCCGCGCTACTTCGCGCCCGCGTCCTTGCCGTTGATCCACAGCCCCAGCTGGTTGCCGGTGCGGCCCTCGGTGACGAGGACGGCCTCGATGCGGGCGTTGACGCCGTAGTTCTTCCCGCCGCCCTTCTTGGGCAGCGTCCACACCGACTGCGGCGTGAAGACGACCTGCGCGCGCACGCCCCGGGCCATGAACATGCGGTTGAACGTGCCGCCGTTCCACATGTCCGGCGCCGTGCCGCTCACCGTGAGGTAGTTCATCACCGGGTTGCCCTGCGCGTCCGTCTTCTTCGGCGCGCCGTGGGACAGCCCGTACTTCCCGCCCGAGAAGAAGGGCGTGATGTTGATGGTGTACTCGTTGGTGCCGGGGTTGAAGTCGCCCGGGGACAGCATGCCCGCGTCGTCCTCGGTGATGATCATGTAGAGGCGCTTGCCCGTGTACTTCTTGCGGAAGGCCTCCGCCTGCTGCTTGCACTGCGGATCCACGAGCGCCCCGTCACACTCGCCCACGTACTTCTCCAGGAAGACCCCCAGGCCGCCCAGGGGCTCGGACTCGTCGCGCAGCTTCGCGAAGCGCGAGTCCACGTCGGCCAGGGCGAGCGTGGGCACAAGGAGGGCAAAGGCGGCGGCCAGGAAGCGATTCACGGCGGGGAACTCCGGAAAAAAGGGGGGGAGGACAGCCCTCGGGATGGTGCCACCGAAGGCCGCTCCGGCGGCAGCGCTTTCCCGTGAAAAGGGACATGGTGCGTCATGGTGCTCCAGGGTGGATGTAGGTGATTATTTGCCTACATCTGGCTACCGTGTAGTTTGCCCCTGTCCCCACCTGTTTCGGAGCCCTCCCCGCATGAACACGCAGCCCCAGGAACGCCGCTCCAATCTGCGCTTCGACAAGATCTTCACCGTGTACCTGTCCACACAGGACGGGATGATGCGGGGCATTGGCCGCAACATCAGCGCGCGGGGCATGTTCATCGAGGTGCGCGACTCGCTGGGGCTGGGCGAGAAGCTGAAGGTGACGTTCGCGGGCGAGGACGGCACGGAGATGACGTGCCTGTGCGAGGTCCGCTACCAGGTGGCGCTGGCCTTTGGCCGCAAGGACGGGCGGCCCGGCAACAGCCGCGGGGTGGGGCTGCGCATCGTGGCGTACGAGACCCTGGATGACGCGCCGCTGCTCCTGGTGGACCGCGAGCGGGTGATGCACTGAGACACCACGGGGCACGGCCCTTCCCCTGTCGAGAGGGAAGACACCGTGCCCCGGGGGGCGCCGCAGGGACTGGACGAACCGGTTACTGCGAGAAGCCTTCCAGCAGGTAGTGGGCCTCGATGCGCTTGAGCGCGAGGATCATCGCGGCGCAGCGGCTGTCCACCGTCCGCCCGATGCAGTACGGGCGGCTGTCGTGCATCTCCGTCTTGCGCGGCTGGTTGCGCGAGATGTCCCGGATGATGCGGTAGTTGCGCTTCATGGCGCGCTCGAGGCGCTGATCGACCTCCGCCTCGCTCCAGCGCTCCATGCGCTTGTTCTGGATCCACTCGTAGTAGGACACCGTCACGCCGCCGGCGTTGGCGATGATGTCCGGGATGAGCTCGATGCCGCGCTTCTGCAGGACGCGGTCGGCCTCCGGGGTGGTGGGGCCGTTGGCGCCTTCCGCGATGAGCTTGACCTTGAGGCGCTCCGCGACGTCCGCGGTGATCTCACCACCCAGGGCGGCGGGGACGAGGATGTCCGCCTGCACGTCCCAGAGGTCCTTCTTCTCGATGCGCTGGGCGCCGGGGAACCCGATGACGGAGCGCTTGAGGTTCTTGGGGTCCGCCACGTAGGCGGCCAGCGCGTTCACGTCGATGCCGTCGCCGTTGAAGATGGTGCCGTCGGCGTCGTTCACCGCGAGCAGGCGCGCGCCCATGTTCCCCAGGATGATGGCGGCGTGGCTGCCCACGTTGCCGAAGCCCTGGAGGACGAAGGTCTTGCCCTTCACGCTCTCGCCGCGGTCGGCGTAGTAGTCCTCGATGCAGAACGCGACGCCCTGGCCGGTGGCCTTGCCGCGGCCCTCGGAGCCGCCGATGCGCACGTCCTTGCCGGTGACGATGCCGCGCAGGTTGTGGCGCTCGCGCTCACCGTCGGAGAACTGGCGGTAGAGCAGCGCCATGATCTCCGGGTTCGTGCCCACGTCCGGCGCCGGGATGTCGATGTTCGGCCCGATGAGGCTCTTGAGCCGGTACATGAAGCGCAGGGTGATGGCCTCCAGCTCCTCGCGGCCGTACTCGCGCGGGTCCAGCTGGATGCCGCCCTTGCCGCCGCCGAACGGCACCTCCGCGATGGCGGTCTTCCAGGTCATCTCCGCGGCGAGCGCCTTGAAGAGGTCCAGGGACACCTCGCGGTGGTAGCGCAGGCCGCCCTTGTAGGGGCCACGGGCCTGGTTGTGCTGGACGCGGTAGGCCTTGAAGCGCTGCGACTCACCGGGGACCAGCTGGTAGACGTGACCGTCCGGCAGGCGCAGGTGGCCGTGGCGGATGGCGACGTCGGAGCCCAGCAGGGCGCGGCCGTTGAGGATCAGGTTGCCGTTGGCCAGGCGCTCCAGGCCGTCCGGGTTGCGCACCTGGGTGACGGGCAGGTCGGCGAAGGACTTGGCCTCCTCGGGGAGGAGGGGGACCAGGCGGTCCTTGAGCTTCGCGGTGACGTAGAAGATGTGCTCGTAGTCGGGCTCTTCGAGCTCCAGACGCACCCGCTTGTCCAGGCCGATGAGATCCGCCGCGAAATTGAAGATCTCCATCGCCTCCGTGTAGATGGTGCGCTTGGGCGTAGGGGCCGGGGCGCGCATGAAAGTCTCTTCGCTGGCCATGATGGAACGTGCTCCTTGAGGGCCCACCCGGATGGGGGCCACTGGGCAAAGCGGCGCCCTTATGAGCACAGGCGCCACGGGAGTTCAACCGCTCTGGCAGCCGACCATTTCTCCAATTTATGGAGAAAAGTCGCGGACTTAGCCGACGCGGTGTGTCACTCCACCGAATGCACCGTGTCATGCGTGTCAGGGCTTCTGGGGGATAGAAGCGGGCATGGGGGAGGGCGCTTGAAAAGGCGCGGAGAAACTCCTTGCCGGGTCCGGATGCGGATGGTACTTACCGCGCCGCTTTCGGTGCGCCGACATAGCTCAGTTGGTAGAGCAACTGATTCGTAATCAGTAGGTCTCCGGTTCAAATCCGGATGTCGGCTCCAAGAAGAAGAAGGCCGGTTGCCCCTGTGGCAGCCGGCCTTTTTCGTTTTCTGGGCTCCGGAGGTCTGCGTGCGGCTGCCGTGGTGGGTGCTGTGCCTCTTCTGGGCGCTGGTCGGGTGTAGCGGCGCGACGAGGGTGGTCCGGCTCGACACGGGGCGCGGTTCGCCGGTCGTGCAGGTGCCTCGCACGGAGCGCGCTGCCGGATTCGTGGTGCTGGATGCGGACGACGTGAAGGAGGCCGTGGCGCGGTTGGGCCAGCGGATCCGTGCGTCGCCGCGTGCTCAGGATGCAGCCCGGCGCCTGTTCGAGGTGGAGCCCCGGAGCGGTTCGTACCTCGTGGACGTGCGGCGCCGTCGCATCACGCCGCTGGGGCCGGGTGAGTCTCTGGCCTCCGAGGCGTCGCTGGCGGACGTTGAGATGACCCGCGCCTACTTGCGTTGGTGCGTGCGGACCGGACGAACGGGCGACTGTCTGGGGCTTCTGAAGGAGAGCCCGGTCATCACTGGAGACGCGCGCTTCGCACTGGCGCTCGCACTGGCGAAGGGGGCGGTGCTGGACGAGCTGTGGGAAGCCGTGAAGGACATGGCGAATCCCGAGGCCCTGGTGCAGGCCGCGCTGTGGACGGCGGCGACCTACGCACTGCTCTGGACCGTGCCGGAGCCCGCGACGAAGGGCGTGGCTGCGGTGCTGACGGCGGCGCTCATCGCCTACGTGGGCATCGACACGTTCTGGGGGCTCATTCAGGGCTTCCAGCGCCTGATGGTCGAGGCGGATGCGGCGCTGACGTTCGATGAACTGCGCGGCGCGGGGGAGCGGTTCGGCAAGGTGATGGGGCGGAACGCGGCGCGGGCCTTCGTGATGCTGGCGACGGCGGCCATTGGAAGCACGGGGGCGTCCCTGGGCGCGAAGCTTCCGGGGCTGCCGGGGGCCGCGCAGGTCGCAGTGAGGGCCGAGGCAGACGCAGGAGTGGTCTACGCGGCGGTCGGCCAGGTTGAGTCCGTGGCCATGGCCGCGGATGGGTTCACGATCGGCCTCGCGCCTGGCGCTGTGGCAATGTCATCGAGTGGCGCGGCGCCCGGCTCTGGCACGCCTGGCTTGAGGGCGTGGAAGTCCTTCAGTGGTTTCAAGAAGGCGATGGGTCCGGCTGGCAACGGGAAGCAGTGGCACCACGTTGTCGAGCAGACTCCTGGGAATGTGCAGCGCTTTGGGCCTGAAGCCCTTCACAACACGGAGAATGTCATTCCACTAGATGAGGCATTGCACCGGCGTGTGAGTGCTTTCTATTCCACCAAGCAGCCTGATGTCACAGGTGCATCAACCCTCACGGTACGCCAGTGGCTGAGCACGCAGTCGTATCAAGCTCAGCGCGACTTCGGCCTGCTATCCATCGAGAATGTTCGAAGAGGCTTGTGGCCATGAAGATGGAAGAGCTCGTCAGTCAGTTCGCGGAGAACGTGGCCGCTCAGACGGATGCAATCTGGCGCGGAGATTCCAAGGCTGGAAACAAGTATGCAAGGAAGTACATCGCCATCTTCGACAAGCTTCGTGCCCACGGCGATACCGGACGCGAGGCGCTGACGGTGTTGTTTGAGCACCCCCGCATGGATGTCCGCGTCATGGTCGCAGCCTACCTTCTTCGCTATCGGACGAAGGACGCCACGGCCGTGCTGAAAGAGGCGGCCAAAGGGGAGGGACTCGTGCCTTTCAAGGCGGGGCAGGCTCTGATGCGCTGGGAAGAAGGCACCTGGTCTCTTGACCCGGAGTAGAGGCGAGTCAGGCCGCTCGCGCCGGAGCGACCCGCACCTGGTTCCGGCCGCCGCGCTTGGCCGCATAGAGCGCTTCGTCCGCCGCGCGGAGGACCTCTTCAATCGCATCCCCGTGCACGCCAAGCTCGCCCAACCCTCCGGACGACGTGACCTTGAACGCGCCGGCTTCGCTCTGAAACGAGAGCGCGGCGACCGTCTGGCGGATGTGCTCGGCCAGGGCCTGCGCTCCGGCCAGGTCGGTGGCTTCGAGCACCACGCAGAACTCCTCGCCGCCGTAGCGGGCCACGAAATCCGTTGCCCGCGTACAGGTGCCCACGGCCTTCGCCACCGTGGCCAGCACCTCGTCCCCCGTTGCGTGTCCGTGCTTGTCGTTCACCGACTTGAAGTGGTCGATGTCCATCATCATCACGGTCAGTGGCAGGCCGCTCCGCCTCGCTCGGGCACTTGCCGTCTGGAGGTGCTCCTCGAGGGCTCTTCGGTTCCTCAGCCCGGTGAGCGCGTCGGTGTTCGCCTGCTGGTGCATCGCCGCCAGGTCTCGCTCCAGCGAGACTCGCTCCAACTGCAAGCGCGCCGCCCGCGCCGTCTCCAGCGCGACCGAGATGTGATTGGCGATGGCCACGAAGATGACCTCGTCCTCGCGGCCAAACACCCCTCGGGCCAGCCGGTGGTCCAGGTAGACGACCCCGAGCAGCCGCCCGTGCAGGAGCAGCGGCGCGGCCATGATGCTTCGCAAGTCATTGGCGAGGATGCTCTCGGTGGCCCGGACCTCGCCCTCGTCGGTGCCCGTGACGACGAGCGGCCGGTGCGTGTCGCGGACCCGCTCGATCACGGTTCGGCTGTATCCGCCCAACTCCGCGAGGTCCACTCCGCCCGCGCCTCGTCCCACACTGAGTGACAGCTCCTGCGTCCCCTCCGGGCAGAGCAACAGGAACGCTCGCTCCGCCCCGAAGATCCGCACGATGACGTCCAGCGCCACCCGCGCCTGCTCCCGTGGCTCGAAGACGTTCGCGCAGGCCAGGCTGACCTCGAGCAGGGCGTCGAGCTGTCGTTGCAGACGCAGCGCGTGCGCCGGGGCTTCTTCCGTGGGATCCGAGCCAGAGGTGCTCCGGCTGGAGGACTCCACCTGGAAGTGGGCCCGCACCCGCCGGGCGCGCGCCTCCCAGCCGGCCTCGTCGGCCAGCGTCAACGCGAGCCGCGCCTCGCGGCGGGAGGACTCCATCCGTCCCCGCTCGCGGAAACGCTGGGCACGCTCGACCATCACCTCGAAGAGCACCCACGGGCAGTCCACCTC
Above is a window of Corallococcus caeni DNA encoding:
- a CDS encoding trypsin-like peptidase domain-containing protein, with the translated sequence MARRVSCRPVSVRLLSVLLVVALAPVAGASEDPLTPWLQARVREHIAFFASPPPATADVPATAGMSSLWRERPAGYTGLPRFTPPTSLAPLIRAVEAGVVNITTVGPGAVAGAVKRSTGSGFVLTPDGLVVTNNHVVANAQGPAVYPSGVGVTPGRDGPREVPVQQVSVRLADGREFPADVVGRDASTDVALLRLNGAGLGTLPAVYLGDSDALEVGDWVVAIGNPFGLDHSVAHGMISAKERVLGVGQFDDFIQTDALINPGNSGGPLFNMKGEVIGVNTAIISEGQGIGFAVPINLVKDLLPNLRENGKLERGWLGVVINEDGADATATAPVVKDVYRGSPAAQARIRPGDRLVAVNGRPIGSYLQLLRKVALLAPGTEAKLTLLRDGGTQEVAVRLVARPAQEATEGLSNRGGSSANDLGLVLRDLTPEVAAPLGYEAFLGALVSGVVPRSPAEQAGLLAGDVVMEVNRRRVKDAAGVRAALERGSAGASILLRVQRGDALQYIAIAR
- a CDS encoding DUF2019 domain-containing protein: MKMEELVSQFAENVAAQTDAIWRGDSKAGNKYARKYIAIFDKLRAHGDTGREALTVLFEHPRMDVRVMVAAYLLRYRTKDATAVLKEAAKGEGLVPFKAGQALMRWEEGTWSLDPE
- a CDS encoding Glu/Leu/Phe/Val dehydrogenase dimerization domain-containing protein, with amino-acid sequence MASEETFMRAPAPTPKRTIYTEAMEIFNFAADLIGLDKRVRLELEEPDYEHIFYVTAKLKDRLVPLLPEEAKSFADLPVTQVRNPDGLERLANGNLILNGRALLGSDVAIRHGHLRLPDGHVYQLVPGESQRFKAYRVQHNQARGPYKGGLRYHREVSLDLFKALAAEMTWKTAIAEVPFGGGKGGIQLDPREYGREELEAITLRFMYRLKSLIGPNIDIPAPDVGTNPEIMALLYRQFSDGERERHNLRGIVTGKDVRIGGSEGRGKATGQGVAFCIEDYYADRGESVKGKTFVLQGFGNVGSHAAIILGNMGARLLAVNDADGTIFNGDGIDVNALAAYVADPKNLKRSVIGFPGAQRIEKKDLWDVQADILVPAALGGEITADVAERLKVKLIAEGANGPTTPEADRVLQKRGIELIPDIIANAGGVTVSYYEWIQNKRMERWSEAEVDQRLERAMKRNYRIIRDISRNQPRKTEMHDSRPYCIGRTVDSRCAAMILALKRIEAHYLLEGFSQ
- a CDS encoding PilZ domain-containing protein; protein product: MNTQPQERRSNLRFDKIFTVYLSTQDGMMRGIGRNISARGMFIEVRDSLGLGEKLKVTFAGEDGTEMTCLCEVRYQVALAFGRKDGRPGNSRGVGLRIVAYETLDDAPLLLVDRERVMH
- the sitA5 gene encoding SitA5 family polymorphic toxin gives rise to the protein MRLPWWVLCLFWALVGCSGATRVVRLDTGRGSPVVQVPRTERAAGFVVLDADDVKEAVARLGQRIRASPRAQDAARRLFEVEPRSGSYLVDVRRRRITPLGPGESLASEASLADVEMTRAYLRWCVRTGRTGDCLGLLKESPVITGDARFALALALAKGAVLDELWEAVKDMANPEALVQAALWTAATYALLWTVPEPATKGVAAVLTAALIAYVGIDTFWGLIQGFQRLMVEADAALTFDELRGAGERFGKVMGRNAARAFVMLATAAIGSTGASLGAKLPGLPGAAQVAVRAEADAGVVYAAVGQVESVAMAADGFTIGLAPGAVAMSSSGAAPGSGTPGLRAWKSFSGFKKAMGPAGNGKQWHHVVEQTPGNVQRFGPEALHNTENVIPLDEALHRRVSAFYSTKQPDVTGASTLTVRQWLSTQSYQAQRDFGLLSIENVRRGLWP
- a CDS encoding DUF6066 family protein yields the protein MNRFLAAAFALLVPTLALADVDSRFAKLRDESEPLGGLGVFLEKYVGECDGALVDPQCKQQAEAFRKKYTGKRLYMIITEDDAGMLSPGDFNPGTNEYTINITPFFSGGKYGLSHGAPKKTDAQGNPVMNYLTVSGTAPDMWNGGTFNRMFMARGVRAQVVFTPQSVWTLPKKGGGKNYGVNARIEAVLVTEGRTGNQLGLWINGKDAGAK